In a genomic window of Epinephelus fuscoguttatus linkage group LG23, E.fuscoguttatus.final_Chr_v1:
- the si:ch73-71d17.2 gene encoding RPA-related protein RADX isoform X4 — translation MAAPDCVFHRTLTRSRSGPNKASSSSPAVCREFLCVVDVQRYSRDQGSSIYFPQAVLNAGDDLYDITLTDGDCRLRVTLDPGLNRLVERNVLQPGSMLRNAAFAPAMTAQLPECPGASGDRDSYRLVSVEVKDGAPGDDDEEEDGVRRFDVDQDSLPWFGSSEPAGPLVPLRANRSVFLPLWNSVDYSGEVWREAPPIEEEDGDEEEEEVQRPAVTVSELRDSFLIGRRGVSRGAVQHQLIVRIINKSHLMYYGKTDRNCECPYKAVLEVCDRTGSVCVVLWNSVCVSWYRCLKPGDIISLRRYRVKQHYQAESDDIEISVNSRNPAARISVLPESSVSPEHLPPAPSYSFYSSKELLERPHGVVCDVIGLLTFSGRPQRIRSKDGRGAELLEYRWLRLEDGTSNHPIMVKLFSTSQPESHRKLYPLSVVVCTRLKVIKAADQTDASFYLTNTTYTQVYCTGLGHHSEMSYRKLRPVRHFLLWLRSQEDGQVLSRALIGGFFIYPPPPVSLETYMKDRRGELGFLRGAELQREVERLCYRERRSFCIQAAVTMVTYSRRGEEDRCLFWTVRPSSLSSSSSSSSSSPSPRFTKSSPHPSPSPSLSSSSSSLLPLSSTPRSFRPPLSSSSSFSPMSPSSAHSQLTPRPLDYRSGRRSCKRKQLLQAETPKKRHPMVTLQPEQNNKTGLLLRTSTASFSI, via the exons CAGGTGATGACCTGTATGACATCACACTGACAGACGGAGACTGCAGGCTTCGTGTGACTCTGGATCCTGGTCTGAACCGGCTGGTGGAGAGGAACGTCCTGCAGCCAGGGTCGATGCTACGAAATGCCGCCTTTGCCCCCGCCATGACAGCTCAGCTCCCAGAATGCCCCGGGGCctctggagacagagacag CTACAGACTGGTGAGCGTGGAGGTCAAAGATGGAGCTCCAGGTGAcgatgatgaggaggaagatggaGTCAGGAGGTTTGACGTGGACCAGGACTCTCTGCCCTGGTTTGGATCGTCGGAACCTGCAG GTCCTTTGGTTCCTCTGAGAGCCAATAGAAGCGTGTTCCTCCCTCTGTGGAACAGTGTGGACTACAGCGGGGAGGTGTGGAGAGAAGCCCCGCCCATTGAGGAAGAGGatggagatgaagaggaggaggagg tTCAACGTCCTGCTGTGACCGTGTCAGAACTGCGTGACTCCTTCCTGATCGGTCGCCGGGGCGTTTCCAGGGGCGCTGTCCAGCATCAACTGATCGTACGCATCATCAACAAGTCACACCTGATGTATTATGGGAAAACAGACCGGAACTGTGAGTGTCCATATAAG GCAGTGTTGGAGGTGTGTGACaggacaggaagtgtgtgtgtggtgttgtggaacagtgtgtgtgtcagctggtATCGCTGTCTGAAgcctggtgacatcatcagcctgAGACGCTATCGAGTCAAACAGCATTACCAGGCCGAGTCAGATGATatag AGATCAGTGTGAACAGCAGGAATCCTGCCGCCCGCATCTCTGTTCTCCCAGAATCCTCTGTTTCACCTGAACATCTCCCACCTGCTCCATCCTACAGCTTCTAcagcag caaggAGCTCCTGGAGCGTCCTCATGGCGTtgtatgtgatgtcattggcCTTCTGACGTTCTCAGGACGACCCCAGCGAATCAGGAGCAAGG ATGGCAGAGGGGCGGAGCTTTTGGAATATCGTTGGCTGCGATTGGAGGACGGGACTAGCAATCACCCAATAATGGTGAAGCTCTTCTCTACATCTCAACCTGAGTCCCACCGCAAGCTCTACCCac tgtcagTGGTCGTCTGTACCAGACTGAAGGTGATCAAAGCCGCTGATCAGACAGACGCCAGCTTCTACCtgacaaatacaacatacacacaggtgTACTGCACAG GGCTGGGCCACCACTCAGAGATGAGTTACCGTAAGCTCCGGCCGGTGCGACACTTCCTCCTGTGGCTGAGGAGCCAGGAGGATGGACAGGTGCTGAGCAGGGCCCTGATTGGAGGATTCTTCATCTACCCGCCTCCTCCCGTCTCCCTGGAAACCTACATGAAGGACAGGAGAg GTGAGCTGGGGTTCCTGCGAGGGGCGGAGCTTCAGAGGGAGGTGGAGAGACTCTGTTACCGGGAGCGACGCAGCTTCTGTATCCAAGCagctgttaccatggttacGTACAGCCGCAGAGGAGAG GAGGATcgctgtttgttttggacagTCCGAccttcatctctctcctcctcctcttcctcctcctcctcctccccctcccctcgcTTCACCAAATCCTCCCCTCATCCATCTCCCTcgccctccctctcctcttcctcctcctccctcctccctctgtcctccacccctcgctccttcagacctcctctctcctcctcttcctcgttcTCGCCGATGTCTCCGTCCTCAGCGCACAGTCAGCTGACGCCGCGTCCTCTGGATTACAGATCAGG CAGGAGGTCGTGTAAGAggaagcagctgctgcaggctgAAACACCAAAGAAGAG aCATCCGATGGTCACATTACAACCAGAGCAGAACAACAAGACAGGTCTTCTACTTCGAACTTCTACAGCATCATTTTCTATATAG
- the si:ch73-71d17.2 gene encoding RPA-related protein RADX isoform X1 — MAAPDCVFHRTLTRSRSGPNKASSSSPAVCREFLCVVDVQRYSRDQGSSIYFPQAVLNAGDDLYDITLTDGDCRLRVTLDPGLNRLVERNVLQPGSMLRNAAFAPAMTAQLPECPGASGDRDSYRLVSVEVKDGAPGDDDEEEDGVRRFDVDQDSLPWFGSSEPAGPLVPLRANRSVFLPLWNSVDYSGEVWREAPPIEEEDGDEEEEEVQRPAVTVSELRDSFLIGRRGVSRGAVQHQLIVRIINKSHLMYYGKTDRNCECPYKAVLEVCDRTGSVCVVLWNSVCVSWYRCLKPGDIISLRRYRVKQHYQAESDDIEISVNSRNPAARISVLPESSVSPEHLPPAPSYSFYSSKELLERPHGVVCDVIGLLTFSGRPQRIRSKDGRGAELLEYRWLRLEDGTSNHPIMVKLFSTSQPESHRKLYPLSVVVCTRLKVIKAADQTDASFYLTNTTYTQVYCTGLGHHSEMSYRKLRPVRHFLLWLRSQEDGQVLSRALIGGFFIYPPPPVSLETYMKDRRGELGFLRGAELQREVERLCYRERRSFCIQAAVTMVTYSRRGEEDRCLFWTVRPSSLSSSSSSSSSSPSPRFTKSSPHPSPSPSLSSSSSSLLPLSSTPRSFRPPLSSSSSFSPMSPSSAHSQLTPRPLDYRSGRRSCKRKQLLQAETPKKRHPMVTLQPEQNNKTVILFEASMEFLENTNADEEDDGDDDDDDDTSSFVTAPLLPVSPTIAVETLPMRYDHAHREEQAVAVAMGGRASATGRFDSAIEDYYTLRLRALSDGVSVDAVFLPHSSSSPCPPLLPHSNTWISILSHGAFSSNTPPPSPADLINMAAQLANQRLVCVLEACHLGGATTELVLSRAFHLTD; from the exons CAGGTGATGACCTGTATGACATCACACTGACAGACGGAGACTGCAGGCTTCGTGTGACTCTGGATCCTGGTCTGAACCGGCTGGTGGAGAGGAACGTCCTGCAGCCAGGGTCGATGCTACGAAATGCCGCCTTTGCCCCCGCCATGACAGCTCAGCTCCCAGAATGCCCCGGGGCctctggagacagagacag CTACAGACTGGTGAGCGTGGAGGTCAAAGATGGAGCTCCAGGTGAcgatgatgaggaggaagatggaGTCAGGAGGTTTGACGTGGACCAGGACTCTCTGCCCTGGTTTGGATCGTCGGAACCTGCAG GTCCTTTGGTTCCTCTGAGAGCCAATAGAAGCGTGTTCCTCCCTCTGTGGAACAGTGTGGACTACAGCGGGGAGGTGTGGAGAGAAGCCCCGCCCATTGAGGAAGAGGatggagatgaagaggaggaggagg tTCAACGTCCTGCTGTGACCGTGTCAGAACTGCGTGACTCCTTCCTGATCGGTCGCCGGGGCGTTTCCAGGGGCGCTGTCCAGCATCAACTGATCGTACGCATCATCAACAAGTCACACCTGATGTATTATGGGAAAACAGACCGGAACTGTGAGTGTCCATATAAG GCAGTGTTGGAGGTGTGTGACaggacaggaagtgtgtgtgtggtgttgtggaacagtgtgtgtgtcagctggtATCGCTGTCTGAAgcctggtgacatcatcagcctgAGACGCTATCGAGTCAAACAGCATTACCAGGCCGAGTCAGATGATatag AGATCAGTGTGAACAGCAGGAATCCTGCCGCCCGCATCTCTGTTCTCCCAGAATCCTCTGTTTCACCTGAACATCTCCCACCTGCTCCATCCTACAGCTTCTAcagcag caaggAGCTCCTGGAGCGTCCTCATGGCGTtgtatgtgatgtcattggcCTTCTGACGTTCTCAGGACGACCCCAGCGAATCAGGAGCAAGG ATGGCAGAGGGGCGGAGCTTTTGGAATATCGTTGGCTGCGATTGGAGGACGGGACTAGCAATCACCCAATAATGGTGAAGCTCTTCTCTACATCTCAACCTGAGTCCCACCGCAAGCTCTACCCac tgtcagTGGTCGTCTGTACCAGACTGAAGGTGATCAAAGCCGCTGATCAGACAGACGCCAGCTTCTACCtgacaaatacaacatacacacaggtgTACTGCACAG GGCTGGGCCACCACTCAGAGATGAGTTACCGTAAGCTCCGGCCGGTGCGACACTTCCTCCTGTGGCTGAGGAGCCAGGAGGATGGACAGGTGCTGAGCAGGGCCCTGATTGGAGGATTCTTCATCTACCCGCCTCCTCCCGTCTCCCTGGAAACCTACATGAAGGACAGGAGAg GTGAGCTGGGGTTCCTGCGAGGGGCGGAGCTTCAGAGGGAGGTGGAGAGACTCTGTTACCGGGAGCGACGCAGCTTCTGTATCCAAGCagctgttaccatggttacGTACAGCCGCAGAGGAGAG GAGGATcgctgtttgttttggacagTCCGAccttcatctctctcctcctcctcttcctcctcctcctcctccccctcccctcgcTTCACCAAATCCTCCCCTCATCCATCTCCCTcgccctccctctcctcttcctcctcctccctcctccctctgtcctccacccctcgctccttcagacctcctctctcctcctcttcctcgttcTCGCCGATGTCTCCGTCCTCAGCGCACAGTCAGCTGACGCCGCGTCCTCTGGATTACAGATCAGG CAGGAGGTCGTGTAAGAggaagcagctgctgcaggctgAAACACCAAAGAAGAG aCATCCGATGGTCACATTACAACCAGAGCAGAACAACAAGACAG TCATTCTGTTTGAAGCCTCCATGGAGTTTCTAGAAAACACAAACGCAGATGAAGAAGATgacggtgatgatgatgatgatgatgacaccTCGTCCTTCGTCACTGCCCCCCTCCTCCCTGTCTCCCCGACGATTGCTGTGGAGACGCTGCCGATGCGTTATGACCACGCCCACAGAGAGGAGCAGGCGGTTGCCGTGGCGATGGGTGGGAGGGCGTCTGCCACTGGGAGGTTTGACTCTGCCATCGAGGATTACTACACACTGAGACTGAGAG CTCTGTCAGACGGTGTGTCGGTCGATGCTGTCTTCCTTCctcactcctcttcctccccatgtcctcccctccttcctcaCTCCAACACCTGGATTTCCATCTTATCACATGGGGCCTTCTCTTCAAACACACCGCCACCTTCACCAG ctgacCTCATCAACATGGCGGCCCAGctggccaatcagaggctgGTGTGTGTCCTGGAGGCGTGTCACCTGGGTGGAGCCACAACAGAACTTGTCCTGAGTCGAGCGTTTCACTTGACCGACTGA
- the si:ch73-71d17.2 gene encoding RPA-related protein RADX isoform X3 has translation MAAPDCVFHRTLTRSRSGPNKASSSSPAVCREFLCVVDVQRYSRDQGSSIYFPQAVLNGDDLYDITLTDGDCRLRVTLDPGLNRLVERNVLQPGSMLRNAAFAPAMTAQLPECPGASGDRDSYRLVSVEVKDGAPGDDDEEEDGVRRFDVDQDSLPWFGSSEPAGPLVPLRANRSVFLPLWNSVDYSGEVWREAPPIEEEDGDEEEEEVQRPAVTVSELRDSFLIGRRGVSRGAVQHQLIVRIINKSHLMYYGKTDRNCECPYKAVLEVCDRTGSVCVVLWNSVCVSWYRCLKPGDIISLRRYRVKQHYQAESDDIEISVNSRNPAARISVLPESSVSPEHLPPAPSYSFYSSKELLERPHGVVCDVIGLLTFSGRPQRIRSKDGRGAELLEYRWLRLEDGTSNHPIMVKLFSTSQPESHRKLYPLSVVVCTRLKVIKAADQTDASFYLTNTTYTQVYCTGLGHHSEMSYRKLRPVRHFLLWLRSQEDGQVLSRALIGGFFIYPPPPVSLETYMKDRRGELGFLRGAELQREVERLCYRERRSFCIQAAVTMVTYSRRGEEDRCLFWTVRPSSLSSSSSSSSSSPSPRFTKSSPHPSPSPSLSSSSSSLLPLSSTPRSFRPPLSSSSSFSPMSPSSAHSQLTPRPLDYRSGRRSCKRKQLLQAETPKKRHPMVTLQPEQNNKTVILFEASMEFLENTNADEEDDGDDDDDDDTSSFVTAPLLPVSPTIAVETLPMRYDHAHREEQAVAVAMGGRASATGRFDSAIEDYYTLRLRALSDGVSVDAVFLPHSSSSPCPPLLPHSNTWISILSHGAFSSNTPPPSPADLINMAAQLANQRLVCVLEACHLGGATTELVLSRAFHLTD, from the exons GTGATGACCTGTATGACATCACACTGACAGACGGAGACTGCAGGCTTCGTGTGACTCTGGATCCTGGTCTGAACCGGCTGGTGGAGAGGAACGTCCTGCAGCCAGGGTCGATGCTACGAAATGCCGCCTTTGCCCCCGCCATGACAGCTCAGCTCCCAGAATGCCCCGGGGCctctggagacagagacag CTACAGACTGGTGAGCGTGGAGGTCAAAGATGGAGCTCCAGGTGAcgatgatgaggaggaagatggaGTCAGGAGGTTTGACGTGGACCAGGACTCTCTGCCCTGGTTTGGATCGTCGGAACCTGCAG GTCCTTTGGTTCCTCTGAGAGCCAATAGAAGCGTGTTCCTCCCTCTGTGGAACAGTGTGGACTACAGCGGGGAGGTGTGGAGAGAAGCCCCGCCCATTGAGGAAGAGGatggagatgaagaggaggaggagg tTCAACGTCCTGCTGTGACCGTGTCAGAACTGCGTGACTCCTTCCTGATCGGTCGCCGGGGCGTTTCCAGGGGCGCTGTCCAGCATCAACTGATCGTACGCATCATCAACAAGTCACACCTGATGTATTATGGGAAAACAGACCGGAACTGTGAGTGTCCATATAAG GCAGTGTTGGAGGTGTGTGACaggacaggaagtgtgtgtgtggtgttgtggaacagtgtgtgtgtcagctggtATCGCTGTCTGAAgcctggtgacatcatcagcctgAGACGCTATCGAGTCAAACAGCATTACCAGGCCGAGTCAGATGATatag AGATCAGTGTGAACAGCAGGAATCCTGCCGCCCGCATCTCTGTTCTCCCAGAATCCTCTGTTTCACCTGAACATCTCCCACCTGCTCCATCCTACAGCTTCTAcagcag caaggAGCTCCTGGAGCGTCCTCATGGCGTtgtatgtgatgtcattggcCTTCTGACGTTCTCAGGACGACCCCAGCGAATCAGGAGCAAGG ATGGCAGAGGGGCGGAGCTTTTGGAATATCGTTGGCTGCGATTGGAGGACGGGACTAGCAATCACCCAATAATGGTGAAGCTCTTCTCTACATCTCAACCTGAGTCCCACCGCAAGCTCTACCCac tgtcagTGGTCGTCTGTACCAGACTGAAGGTGATCAAAGCCGCTGATCAGACAGACGCCAGCTTCTACCtgacaaatacaacatacacacaggtgTACTGCACAG GGCTGGGCCACCACTCAGAGATGAGTTACCGTAAGCTCCGGCCGGTGCGACACTTCCTCCTGTGGCTGAGGAGCCAGGAGGATGGACAGGTGCTGAGCAGGGCCCTGATTGGAGGATTCTTCATCTACCCGCCTCCTCCCGTCTCCCTGGAAACCTACATGAAGGACAGGAGAg GTGAGCTGGGGTTCCTGCGAGGGGCGGAGCTTCAGAGGGAGGTGGAGAGACTCTGTTACCGGGAGCGACGCAGCTTCTGTATCCAAGCagctgttaccatggttacGTACAGCCGCAGAGGAGAG GAGGATcgctgtttgttttggacagTCCGAccttcatctctctcctcctcctcttcctcctcctcctcctccccctcccctcgcTTCACCAAATCCTCCCCTCATCCATCTCCCTcgccctccctctcctcttcctcctcctccctcctccctctgtcctccacccctcgctccttcagacctcctctctcctcctcttcctcgttcTCGCCGATGTCTCCGTCCTCAGCGCACAGTCAGCTGACGCCGCGTCCTCTGGATTACAGATCAGG CAGGAGGTCGTGTAAGAggaagcagctgctgcaggctgAAACACCAAAGAAGAG aCATCCGATGGTCACATTACAACCAGAGCAGAACAACAAGACAG TCATTCTGTTTGAAGCCTCCATGGAGTTTCTAGAAAACACAAACGCAGATGAAGAAGATgacggtgatgatgatgatgatgatgacaccTCGTCCTTCGTCACTGCCCCCCTCCTCCCTGTCTCCCCGACGATTGCTGTGGAGACGCTGCCGATGCGTTATGACCACGCCCACAGAGAGGAGCAGGCGGTTGCCGTGGCGATGGGTGGGAGGGCGTCTGCCACTGGGAGGTTTGACTCTGCCATCGAGGATTACTACACACTGAGACTGAGAG CTCTGTCAGACGGTGTGTCGGTCGATGCTGTCTTCCTTCctcactcctcttcctccccatgtcctcccctccttcctcaCTCCAACACCTGGATTTCCATCTTATCACATGGGGCCTTCTCTTCAAACACACCGCCACCTTCACCAG ctgacCTCATCAACATGGCGGCCCAGctggccaatcagaggctgGTGTGTGTCCTGGAGGCGTGTCACCTGGGTGGAGCCACAACAGAACTTGTCCTGAGTCGAGCGTTTCACTTGACCGACTGA
- the si:ch73-71d17.2 gene encoding RPA-related protein RADX isoform X2 — MAAPDCVFHRTLTRSRSGPNKASSSSPAVCREFLCVVDVQRYSRDQGSSIYFPQAVLNAGDDLYDITLTDGDCRLRVTLDPGLNRLVERNVLQPGSMLRNAAFAPAMTAQLPECPGASGDRDSYRLVSVEVKDGAPGDDDEEEDGVRRFDVDQDSLPWFGSSEPAGPLVPLRANRSVFLPLWNSVDYSGEVWREAPPIEEEDGDEEEEEVQRPAVTVSELRDSFLIGRRGVSRGAVQHQLIVRIINKSHLMYYGKTDRNCECPYKAVLEVCDRTGSVCVVLWNSVCVSWYRCLKPGDIISLRRYRVKQHYQAESDDIEISVNSRNPAARISVLPESSVSPEHLPPAPSYSFYSSKELLERPHGVVCDVIGLLTFSGRPQRIRSKDGRGAELLEYRWLRLEDGTSNHPIMVKLFSTSQPESHRKLYPLSVVVCTRLKVIKAADQTDASFYLTNTTYTQVYCTGLGHHSEMSYRKLRPVRHFLLWLRSQEDGQVLSRALIGGFFIYPPPPVSLETYMKDRRGELGFLRGAELQREVERLCYRERRSFCIQAAVTMVTYSRRGEEDRCLFWTVRPSSLSSSSSSSSSSPSPRFTKSSPHPSPSPSLSSSSSSLLPLSSTPRSFRPPLSSSSSFSPMSPSSAHSQLTPRPLDYRSGRSCKRKQLLQAETPKKRHPMVTLQPEQNNKTVILFEASMEFLENTNADEEDDGDDDDDDDTSSFVTAPLLPVSPTIAVETLPMRYDHAHREEQAVAVAMGGRASATGRFDSAIEDYYTLRLRALSDGVSVDAVFLPHSSSSPCPPLLPHSNTWISILSHGAFSSNTPPPSPADLINMAAQLANQRLVCVLEACHLGGATTELVLSRAFHLTD; from the exons CAGGTGATGACCTGTATGACATCACACTGACAGACGGAGACTGCAGGCTTCGTGTGACTCTGGATCCTGGTCTGAACCGGCTGGTGGAGAGGAACGTCCTGCAGCCAGGGTCGATGCTACGAAATGCCGCCTTTGCCCCCGCCATGACAGCTCAGCTCCCAGAATGCCCCGGGGCctctggagacagagacag CTACAGACTGGTGAGCGTGGAGGTCAAAGATGGAGCTCCAGGTGAcgatgatgaggaggaagatggaGTCAGGAGGTTTGACGTGGACCAGGACTCTCTGCCCTGGTTTGGATCGTCGGAACCTGCAG GTCCTTTGGTTCCTCTGAGAGCCAATAGAAGCGTGTTCCTCCCTCTGTGGAACAGTGTGGACTACAGCGGGGAGGTGTGGAGAGAAGCCCCGCCCATTGAGGAAGAGGatggagatgaagaggaggaggagg tTCAACGTCCTGCTGTGACCGTGTCAGAACTGCGTGACTCCTTCCTGATCGGTCGCCGGGGCGTTTCCAGGGGCGCTGTCCAGCATCAACTGATCGTACGCATCATCAACAAGTCACACCTGATGTATTATGGGAAAACAGACCGGAACTGTGAGTGTCCATATAAG GCAGTGTTGGAGGTGTGTGACaggacaggaagtgtgtgtgtggtgttgtggaacagtgtgtgtgtcagctggtATCGCTGTCTGAAgcctggtgacatcatcagcctgAGACGCTATCGAGTCAAACAGCATTACCAGGCCGAGTCAGATGATatag AGATCAGTGTGAACAGCAGGAATCCTGCCGCCCGCATCTCTGTTCTCCCAGAATCCTCTGTTTCACCTGAACATCTCCCACCTGCTCCATCCTACAGCTTCTAcagcag caaggAGCTCCTGGAGCGTCCTCATGGCGTtgtatgtgatgtcattggcCTTCTGACGTTCTCAGGACGACCCCAGCGAATCAGGAGCAAGG ATGGCAGAGGGGCGGAGCTTTTGGAATATCGTTGGCTGCGATTGGAGGACGGGACTAGCAATCACCCAATAATGGTGAAGCTCTTCTCTACATCTCAACCTGAGTCCCACCGCAAGCTCTACCCac tgtcagTGGTCGTCTGTACCAGACTGAAGGTGATCAAAGCCGCTGATCAGACAGACGCCAGCTTCTACCtgacaaatacaacatacacacaggtgTACTGCACAG GGCTGGGCCACCACTCAGAGATGAGTTACCGTAAGCTCCGGCCGGTGCGACACTTCCTCCTGTGGCTGAGGAGCCAGGAGGATGGACAGGTGCTGAGCAGGGCCCTGATTGGAGGATTCTTCATCTACCCGCCTCCTCCCGTCTCCCTGGAAACCTACATGAAGGACAGGAGAg GTGAGCTGGGGTTCCTGCGAGGGGCGGAGCTTCAGAGGGAGGTGGAGAGACTCTGTTACCGGGAGCGACGCAGCTTCTGTATCCAAGCagctgttaccatggttacGTACAGCCGCAGAGGAGAG GAGGATcgctgtttgttttggacagTCCGAccttcatctctctcctcctcctcttcctcctcctcctcctccccctcccctcgcTTCACCAAATCCTCCCCTCATCCATCTCCCTcgccctccctctcctcttcctcctcctccctcctccctctgtcctccacccctcgctccttcagacctcctctctcctcctcttcctcgttcTCGCCGATGTCTCCGTCCTCAGCGCACAGTCAGCTGACGCCGCGTCCTCTGGATTACAGATCAGG GAGGTCGTGTAAGAggaagcagctgctgcaggctgAAACACCAAAGAAGAG aCATCCGATGGTCACATTACAACCAGAGCAGAACAACAAGACAG TCATTCTGTTTGAAGCCTCCATGGAGTTTCTAGAAAACACAAACGCAGATGAAGAAGATgacggtgatgatgatgatgatgatgacaccTCGTCCTTCGTCACTGCCCCCCTCCTCCCTGTCTCCCCGACGATTGCTGTGGAGACGCTGCCGATGCGTTATGACCACGCCCACAGAGAGGAGCAGGCGGTTGCCGTGGCGATGGGTGGGAGGGCGTCTGCCACTGGGAGGTTTGACTCTGCCATCGAGGATTACTACACACTGAGACTGAGAG CTCTGTCAGACGGTGTGTCGGTCGATGCTGTCTTCCTTCctcactcctcttcctccccatgtcctcccctccttcctcaCTCCAACACCTGGATTTCCATCTTATCACATGGGGCCTTCTCTTCAAACACACCGCCACCTTCACCAG ctgacCTCATCAACATGGCGGCCCAGctggccaatcagaggctgGTGTGTGTCCTGGAGGCGTGTCACCTGGGTGGAGCCACAACAGAACTTGTCCTGAGTCGAGCGTTTCACTTGACCGACTGA